Within bacterium, the genomic segment CATGTCCGACGCGCGGCAGCGCAAGTACACGGGCCACCTGAACATCTACTACGACGCGGTGATCGCCGCCCTCCGCGACGCCCGGGGGATCCTGATCTTCGGCCCGGGCGAGGCCAAGGGCGAGCTGAAGAAGCGGCTCGTCCGCGCGAAGATGGGCGCGCGCGTCCTGCGCGTCGAGACGGCGGACAAGGTGACGGACCGGCAGCTCGCGAAGAAGGTCCGCACCTTCTTCGTGCGGGAATAGCCCCGCCTCAGGCGATGCGCGGGACGTCCGCCACGGGGGTGGTCCATGGCTGAGCCGGCAGAGAAGAAGGGGCCCGCGGCCCCCGAGGGCATCCCGCGCAAGTCCCTCCTTCTCGCCTTCCTGCTCCTGGCGGTCTTCTCGGCGGCCCAGTTCTACTTCGGCTCCGGGCCGGCGCCCCCTCCCACCGTCGAGTACGGCGTCTTTCTCGACCAGGTCGATGCGGACAACGTGACGGAGGTCGAGATCCGGGGGCCGCGCGTGGAGGGGACATTCCGCAAGGAAGTCCACATCCCCCCGGCGGCCCCGGCGACGGCCCCGGCGACGGCCACCCGTTTCACGACGCTCCTGCCCGCCTTCCAGGGCGAGGCCCTGATCGCCAGGCTGCGCGAGCACAAGGTCCGCATCAACGTGCGCACGCCCCCCGAGGAGCCCCTCTTCACGAAGCTGCTCGTGAGCGTCCTGCCCTGGCTGCTCATCCTCGCGGCCTGGGTCTACATCATGCGCCGCACCGCCAAGGGCATCGGGGGCGGCGCGGGGGGCCTCTTCTCCTTCGGCGAGAGCAAGGCCCGCGTCTTCGCGGACGCGACCACGCCGCACACCACCTTCGCGGACGTCGCCGGCATGGAGAACGTGAAGGTCGAGCTGCGCGAGATCATCGAGTTCCTCAAGGACCCGAAGAAGTTCTCCGCGATCGGGGCGCGCGTGCCCAAGGGGGTGCTGCTCATCGGCGCCCCCGGCACGGGCAAGACGCTGCTGGCGCGGGCCACGGCCGGGGAGGCCGGCGTGCCCTTCTTCAGCATCAATGCCTCGGAGTTCGTCGAGATGTTCGTCGGCGTCGGCGCCGCCCGGGTGCGCGACCTGATGAAGAAGGCCAAGGCCGCCAAGCCGAGCATCGTCTTCATCGACGAGATCGACGCGGTCGGCCGCACACGCGGCGCCGGCTTCGGCGGCGGCCACGACGAGCGCGAGCAGACGCTCAACCAGCTGCTCGCCGAGATGGACGGCTTCGAGACCAACGAGGCGCTGATCGTCATGGCGGCCTCGAACCGGCCCGACGTCCTCGACCCCGCCCTGCTGCGGCCCGGGCGCTTCGACAAGCACATCGTGGTCGACCGGCCCGGGCTCAAGGAGCGGCGCGCGATCCTGGAGATCCACACCAAAAAGAAGAAGCTCGCCGAAGGGGTCAACCTCGACCGCCTCGCGGAGGGGACGATCGGCATGACCGGCGCGGACCTGGAGCGGCTGGCCAACGTCGCCGCCCTGATCGCGCTGCGCAAGGGGCGCGAGAGCATCGCGATGGCGGACTTCGAGGAGGCCCGCGACGAGAGCCTGATGGGGATGGTGCGCGAGGAGACGATCAGTCCGGCGGAGAAGCGCATCACCGCCTACCACGAGGCCGGGCACACGATCGTCGCCTGGGAGCTGCCCGGGACCGACCCCGTCCACAAGGTCGGCATCGTGCCGCGCGGCCAGGCGATGGGCGCGACCCAGCTCCAGCCGAAGGAGGACCGGCACTACTACCCGCGCAGCTACCTGCTGGGCAAGCTGGCGGTCGCCCTCGGCGGTCGCGTCGCCGAGCAGCTGGTCTTCGCGGAGACGAGCACCGGCGCGCAGAGCGACCTCAAGGAGGCGACCGCCGTCGCCGAGAAGATGGTCGCCCAGTGGGGGATGAGCGAGAAGATCGGGCCGATGTACATCGACCGCGGCGAGGAGCACCCCTTCCTCGGGCGCAAGCTCACCGAGGGCAAGAGCTACAGCGAGCGGATGGCCTGGATCATGGACGAGGAGATCCGCCGCCTCGTGCTCGACGCCGAGACGCAAGCCGGGTCGGTCCTCGGGCAGAACCGCGAGAACCTCGAGAAGCTCGCCCAGGCCCTCCTCGCCGAGGAGGTGCTCGACGAGGCGAGGATCGAGGCCCTCGTCGGCCACCCCAAGAGGTGAGCGGGCGGGCGCTGACCTAGAGGCCCCCTCCGTGCCCGACGCAGGACTGCGGGGAGGTTCCGTTCGTCGAACTGTTCGTGCCGTCCGGACAAATGGTGTTGGACCACATCGCCTGGGTGATGTTGGCGCCGGTGAGAGTGGCTCCCGCGAAATTGACGTTCGTCAGATTGTGGCCATAGAGGTTGGCATTCGTCAGGTTCAGGCCGCTCAGATCGAAGCCCGTGAGGTTGTTCGGCGGGAGGATCCCCACGAGACTGGCTGCACTGCGGAGCTGGGCCGCGGTGACTCCCATGGCCATCCAGAGGTTGACGTTGCTCAAGTTCGTCCCCGTCAGGTTCGCCCCGCTCATGTCCGAGTCTCTCATGGCGGCGTAGGACAGATCGATGCCACTCAGGTCGACCCCCGCGAGGTTCCGGGGCATGCTGCAGAAATGCAGGCTGCCCGCGCTGCGCAACTGCTCGCCGGTGAAGCCGACCAGATCATCCAGTCGCGCGTACTCGAATGTCGCCCCGGTCAACGTGGCGCCCGAGATGTTGGCAAACGCCAAGTCCGCCGAGTAGAGGTCGGCGTTGCTCAGGTTGGCGTTGTTCAGCGTGGTGCCTTCGAGCCTGGCCACCGCCAGATTCGCTCCCGTCAGGTTGGCGCCCGACAGGTCGGACCGCGACAGGTCGACGCCCACCATCACCGCGCCCGTAAGCGTCGCGTATCTCAGCGAGCCGTACGCAAGGTTGAAGCGCGAAAGGGTGGCGCTCGCCAGGTTGCGGTAGTCGAGGTTCACCCCGGGGTTGTAGGCGTTGAGCGTGCAGACGATCTCGCCCGCGGCGTCGAAGCCCGTCAGCGACCAGCCCGTCTCGCAGCTCTTGCCGGCCAGGGCGAGGTTGCCCGGGATACCCTGCACTCCCTGGATGCCCTGCTCTCCCGGGATACCCTGCACTCCCTGGATACCCTGCTCTCCCTGGATGCCCTGCACTCCCGGGATACCCTGCGGGCCCGTGGGTCCCTGCGGGCCCGCGACTCCCGGCACGTCGCTCGTCGCGCTCCACATTGCGTAGGGCACCACTGGGAGCTTGACCCGGGGCTTGAGGATCACTTCCTCGGCGGCAACCTCGACCCAGAGCTGCTGTGAGAAGTCCACCGACCCACCGATGCCGTTCGTGAACCTGGTCGTGCTGCCGAGAAGCGTGGAGATGGACTTGTCGGCTGCGACGCGGAGGGGCTTGGTCTCCTCCCAGAGGGCCACGCCGCCGCTCCATTGCGCATAGAGCCTGAAGGTGAAGCTTCGGGTGGCGCCCGGCACGAGCGAGGCGTGCTTGTAGGAGAAGGGGAGCTTGGGGTCCGGAGGTGCCGCCATGAGGTCGCCGGACACCAGGATGACCGCGATCAGAAGCAGCGCGATTCGCTTCATGTCCTCCCTCCCTGCCGCAGCCGGGCGCGCCAGCTATGGAGGGATGTTGCGCCGGCCGATGGCGTCAGTCAAGGGAGGACGCCGGAATACGCGCAGATCCGTGTCGCCGGACTTCACAGAGCGCCTGTCCCGCTCTCCGACCGCCTGAGCACCCGCCTCGAAGCGAGGAGGCGGATCAGCGCAGCCGTGTCCGACACTTGCCGCACAGGTGACGGTGGAGGTCCCCTGGCAAGTGTCGGTTGCAGGCGGGACAGCGCCAGTTGTGATACGTGAACCCGATGAACGCGGCGATCACGATCGCCTGGGCGGCGAAGATCGTGCCCTTGGAGTTCGGTCCGAGCCACCCCGGCCGCGCGTAGAGGATCGCGAAGACGACGACCAGCAGCGTCGCCGCGGCAATCGCGACACGCTGGCGCCCCTGGCGCCTCGCGAACTCGGCCCTGATCCGCTCCCCGTTCCCGGCCATCGTTCGCATTCTCGAAATACAGAGGCGGTTGTCAATTCCCGTTCGGTTCTTCCCCGACTCCATCCCGAGGATGTTCCCGGGAGCCTGCCCGCAGAGGCTGCGCATCCGCGACAATCCCGCGGAGCCTGGCCAACTCGCCGACCGCCACCACCTCGATCGTCTCGTCGATCGGATAGGAGCGCTCGCCGGGAGCGATGACGATCAACCGGTCCAGTTTCAGGTCTTCGATCGCCGTGCGCATCGAGCGGGTGATCGTCGGCGCCTCGGAGAACTTGATCTCCACCCCGTACCGCTGCCCGCCGCGCATGAGCAGCAGGTCCAGCTCCGCCCCGGTGTGGGCGCCCCAGAAGTACAGCTCCGGGGGATGCAGGAGGCGCGCGACCTGCTCCACGACGAAGCCCTCGAACGACGCGCCCACCTTCGGATGGCCGAGCAGACCGGCTGCCTCCGGAACCCCGAGGAGGCTGTGCAGCAGACCCGAGTCGCGCAGGTAGATCTTCGGCGCCTTCACCTGCCGCTTCGAGAGGTTCTCGTGCCACGGCTGGAGCTGCCGCACCATGTAGGCGCCGGTCAGGATGTCCAGATAGGAGCGCACCGTCTTGTCCGCGATCCCCATGGCGCGAGCCAGCTCGGAGGCGTTCCAGGTCTGACCGTGGCAGTGCGCCAGCATCGTCCAGAAGCGCCGCAGCGCCGCCGCGGGGATCGTGATGCCGAGGCTGGGGATGTCCCGCTCGAGGAACGTCTTGACGAAGCCCTCGCGCCAGGCGGCGCTGTCCTGATCGGAACCGGCCAGGAACGAGCGCGGGAAGCCCCCGCGGGCCCACAGCTCGCGCCACGCGTCCGCGCCGGTCTCCTCGACGTCGAAACCTCCCATCTCCACGAACTCGACCCGGCCGGCGAGCGACTCCGAAGCGTTCTTCACCAGCGCCGGCGACGCGCTGCCCAGCAGCAGGAAGCGCGCCTTCGTCCGAGGCCGGTCCGCCAGGACCCGCAGCGCCGGGAAGAGCGCCGGCATGGTCTGGATCTCGTCGAGGACGACCAATCCTTCCGCCGTCCCGAGGGCCAACTCCGGATTCTGGAGACTCAGCCGGTGCGGCTCGGACTCGAGATCGAAGAAGGTGGCCCGCCGCCCCTCGCCGAAGAGGCGCGCCAGCGTCGTCTTGCCGCACTGCCGCGGGCCGAGAAGGGCCACGATCGGCGAGCGTCGGACGGCGTCGGCGAGGCGCGACAGGTAGGCCGGGCGTGGGATCATGTGGCAAATATACTGTGAATATTCGAAAGCGCAATACGATATTTCACAGTCAAGTTCGGGCCAGCGACTTCTCCTCCCTGCGGTGCGTGTACTTTCTCGACCGTTTCGCCCCGGCGGCGCTCATGGAGGCGCGTCAGTCTTCGCCCGATCATCGTACAGGATCTGGCTACAGCCCTTTGTACTGCGAGCCCTCTCCTCCCAGGTCACCCTCGATGAGGCAGACTCCCCGATCTCCTGGGGGCTCGAGGTGTGGCGCGTCAGCCAGCCGTTACGTTCCCAGTCGGGTAAGGTCATCGTCGGTCCCCACTACCATCAGCCTCGGGGCGGAGAGCACCGTTGAGAGGAAGTGGTCCTTCTTGCGGCGGCGAGACGCAAACTCATCCGGGGTCATGACCACCGGGTTGATCTCGCGGCCAAGCCGCTGCGGGAGATCCGCCAGCAAGTCACTGACCTTCCGTGGGGAGATGGTCACCACAATCATCAGATCGATGTCACTGTCGGCTGTCTCGGTGCCGGTGGCCAGGGAGCCGAAGACCAATGCCAGTTCGATCTCCTTGGCCCCGACCAGGATCTCGCGCAACGGCTCCACGATACCCGAGGTCTTGATCACCAGAGCGCGGCGTTCAGGAAACACCAGGTGGGCGTGGAAACTTCTGCCGGCCCTTGAGGGTTGTCCGAAGTTCAAACGCGACGTGAATCAGCGGTGCCGGGGTGCGGCCCCCGATGTGGACCGCACCCCGCTATCTTCCGGCAGAAGAGGACTCAGGGCGTCACGGCGAACGACGTGAAGCCGGTGCCGTGCCCGTCTCCGACATAATTCCAGGCCTCAAGCTCGTTGGCGCAGGTCGTCGGCTGTGTGTCGCCGACGTACTCGAAGTAGACGAGTTCGGGATCCTCCTGGTAGTAAGGCCGCGGCATTCTGTAGCCGAAGGTCGTCCTATCCAAACGGGGGTCGGCTGCAAGGCCGCCGTTCGACATCTGCGGGTAGGCGCTGACCTTCGTGCACTTGAGCGCGGTCACGGGCCGCTGCTTCGCGTTGAAGGTCGTCGAGAAGAAACCCATCGCTGGATCGAAGGGACCGTTGCTGTTGTTCACGACGAGGACATTGTTGCTGCCGAGAAAGTATCCTCTCGTCATGTAGAAGTTTGGCACCGTGATGACCGTGGCTGCAGGGGTGCCGGTCTTGGTGTCGAAGGTGACGAGCTCATCCTGGCCGACCAGGTACATCCCGTTGTTGCTCGTGGGGTGGGCCAGGAGCCAAAAGGGATACTTGGCCACGGCAACTTCGGCCCTCTTGAGCCCGGTGAGGTCGTAGAATCTCACCGCATAGGTCCTCGTCGAGCCGACCGTCTTGGTCAGTCCCACGGCAATGAACCTGCCATTGACGGCGATCGACGTAAAGGCGATGCCGGGATCCGCCACAGGATCGACCTGGATGATCGGTGACGCAGCGGGCCAGGCGGCAAGGTCGATCTTGTAGATCTTGTCCGCACAGACCATGTACAGCGAGTTACCGTCACGGCCAAAGGCCATTTGCGCGGAACCGGCGCAGCCGAGGTTCCCCGTCGTGTCGAACGTCGGGAATGACAGGGAGTCAAAGCGGAGAACCTCTCCGGTGACCGCGACATTCGCATACACCTTCTGTCTCGTGTCGAACTGCGGATCCGCCAGCATCTGATAGAACTGGCCGGCGACCGTGGTTCCGGGCACCTCGATTCCGGGCATATTCCCACTCCGCGGGAACCCATAGGCGCTGAATGATATGTTCATCATGAAATCGACAGCGCCGGCGGCCGCCGGTGCCAGGACGCTGGTAATCGCCACCAAAGCCGCGAGAACAGCCTTCTTCATTGACGCCCCCTCTCAGATGTGTTGATCCGTGAATCCCTTGGCGAATCCCTTTGCGAATCCCCTTGGCGAATCCCCCCACTGAGCGGCACCAGTCCTTCGATTGTCCTCCCTTCCCCGCGGATCACGACGTGCATAACCCTCGGCCGAGATTCAGCCGAGGAACCGCTCTGCGGCCCTTGCGGCACGCAAAACGGGGGCAATCTAGCAATCAACAGCGGGCTTGTCAAGAATCCGGCGGTCTGGAATCTCAAGTCGGTGGCGCCGATCGAACTGCTGATTGACTGCGTGCGAAGATCGCCGACGGCGCCATGACCTCCACCAAGATCGGCCCGGACAACCAGCTCTCCGCGGACGGGGAGGTCAGCGGGCTGTTCACCGGCGAGCCTCGGCGGGTGGATCCGCGCGGGGCGGCCGTCGGCGGCATTCGAGGCGCAGCGGCCGTTCACGATCTGCGGGGGCGGGGGGCGACCCGGCTGCCTTGTCTCCAAGCTTGGTGACGCAGCCGGGATCAGACAAGCTTCTGAAGATCTTTCCTCGTCAGCTCGCAGTCCCGCAGAATCTTGGCCAGCAGGCCGGGGCCAATGGTTTCGCCGGAGTGAACGGGCACGACCGTGGCGCGGCCATCGGGGTGTTGGAGGAAATGGTGACTGCCCTTGGAGCGGACGACCTTGAATCCGGCTTTGCGCAAGGCGGCGATGACCCGCCTCCCGGTGAGCCCCGGAAAGGTCGTCATCAGCCGACGAGAACCTTCTGGACTCCCACGAACTCGAGCGGTTCCGGCTTCTCCTGGCGGACTTCCAGGCACAGGTCGATAGCCTCCCGAATCCGCTCCATGAGCTTGTCGAGAGACCTGGCCTGGGTGTGGCACCCCGGGAGAGACGGGACGGACGCCACGTAGAAGCCCGCTTCATCCCGCTCGATGACGACGTTGTATTCCTTTCGCATGTTGGATCACCTCCCGTGTGGCTTTGAGTATAACCGATCACGGGCCGACTGCCGACGCCCGGGGTGAAGGCTACCGGTACGCCTCACGCCTCCAGGTGCTCGAACAGCAGCGAGCCGACCACCAGCGCGGCGAGGGTCATCGCGGCGAGCACGGCGAGGTCGACGTGGAAGCCGAAGTGGCTGATCCCGACGAGCGCGCCGCGAACCGCGTCGACCCCGTACGACACCGGGTCGAAGTACACGACTACCTTGAGCGCCCGCGGCAGCTGGTCGACCGGGAAGAGCGCCCCCGAGAGGAAGAAAAGCGGCATGACCAGGAAGTTCATCACCAGGGGGAAGGCGTGCATGTCGTTCAGGCGCGAGGCGATGCCGGTCCCGACCGCGGTGAAGAGCACGGCGATGACGAACATGAAGCCGAACGCGACGGCGACCATCGGGAGGCTGTGCGGACGGAAGCCGACGACGAGGGTGACGAGGAAGACGAGCAGCCCCTGGAGCACCGCCACCGTCGCGCCGCCCAGCGTCCGGCCCAGCATCGTCACGAGCCGCGGCACCGGGGCGACGAGGGTCTCCTTGAGGAAGCCGAACTGCTTGTCCCAGATGACCTCGATGCCGCCGAACATCGCCGTGAAGAGGATGCTCATCACGATGATCCCCGGCGCGAGGAAGTCGATGTAGTTCCCGCCCTGCGCCTTCGCGTACATCGGGCCGAAGCCGAACCCGAACGCGACGAGGAAGAGCAGCGGCTGCGCGATCGAGGAGACGATGCGCGCGCGGGAGCGCCAGTAGCGCTTCACCTGCCGCAGCCAGAGGATGTAGACGATGGCCGGGTACATGCCGCAATCACCGCCGCCACATGCGGGCGACCTGGCGCAGGCCGTCCGTGGCCGAGGCCTCCTCGGGCCGGATCGTCCTGCCGGTGAGCTGCAGGAAGGCGTCCTCGAGCGATTGGGTCCCGGTCCGCTCCCGCAGCTGGGCGGGGCTTCCCGCCGCGACGATCTTCCCGCGGTCGATGATCGCCACCCGGCTTGCCGCGCGCTCGGCCTCTTCCATGTAGTGCGTCGTGAAGAAGACCGTGATCCGCTCGCTCGCGTTCAGCTCCTTGATGTAGGTCCAGATGTGGTTGCGCGTCTGCGGGTCGAGCCCGAGGGTCGGCTCGTCGAGGAAGAGCACCGCCGGGTGGTGGAGCAGGCCGCGCGCGATCTCGAGCCGGCGCTTCATCCCGCCGGAGAAGTGCTTGACCAGGTCGTCCCGGCGGTCCCAGAGCTCGACGAGCTCCAGCAGCTCCCGCGTGCGACTCCGGCGCAGCTCGCGCGGCTGCCCGTAGAGGACCGCGTGGATCTCCATGTTCTCGCACGCGGTGAGCTCCGTGTCGAGGCTCGGGTCCTGGAAGACGATGCCGAACGACTTGCGGGTGTCGAGGCGGTCCTTCGTCACGTCGAAGCCGTTGAGGGTGATCGTGCCGCTCGTCGGCGCGAGCAGCGTCGTCAGCATCTTGATGGTCGTGGTCTTCCCCGCGC encodes:
- a CDS encoding ABC transporter permease, translated to MYPAIVYILWLRQVKRYWRSRARIVSSIAQPLLFLVAFGFGFGPMYAKAQGGNYIDFLAPGIIVMSILFTAMFGGIEVIWDKQFGFLKETLVAPVPRLVTMLGRTLGGATVAVLQGLLVFLVTLVVGFRPHSLPMVAVAFGFMFVIAVLFTAVGTGIASRLNDMHAFPLVMNFLVMPLFFLSGALFPVDQLPRALKVVVYFDPVSYGVDAVRGALVGISHFGFHVDLAVLAAMTLAALVVGSLLFEHLEA
- a CDS encoding ATP-binding protein, whose amino-acid sequence is MIPRPAYLSRLADAVRRSPIVALLGPRQCGKTTLARLFGEGRRATFFDLESEPHRLSLQNPELALGTAEGLVVLDEIQTMPALFPALRVLADRPRTKARFLLLGSASPALVKNASESLAGRVEFVEMGGFDVEETGADAWRELWARGGFPRSFLAGSDQDSAAWREGFVKTFLERDIPSLGITIPAAALRRFWTMLAHCHGQTWNASELARAMGIADKTVRSYLDILTGAYMVRQLQPWHENLSKRQVKAPKIYLRDSGLLHSLLGVPEAAGLLGHPKVGASFEGFVVEQVARLLHPPELYFWGAHTGAELDLLLMRGGQRYGVEIKFSEAPTITRSMRTAIEDLKLDRLIVIAPGERSYPIDETIEVVAVGELARLRGIVADAQPLRAGSREHPRDGVGEEPNGN
- the ftsH gene encoding ATP-dependent zinc metalloprotease FtsH; protein product: MAEPAEKKGPAAPEGIPRKSLLLAFLLLAVFSAAQFYFGSGPAPPPTVEYGVFLDQVDADNVTEVEIRGPRVEGTFRKEVHIPPAAPATAPATATRFTTLLPAFQGEALIARLREHKVRINVRTPPEEPLFTKLLVSVLPWLLILAAWVYIMRRTAKGIGGGAGGLFSFGESKARVFADATTPHTTFADVAGMENVKVELREIIEFLKDPKKFSAIGARVPKGVLLIGAPGTGKTLLARATAGEAGVPFFSINASEFVEMFVGVGAARVRDLMKKAKAAKPSIVFIDEIDAVGRTRGAGFGGGHDEREQTLNQLLAEMDGFETNEALIVMAASNRPDVLDPALLRPGRFDKHIVVDRPGLKERRAILEIHTKKKKLAEGVNLDRLAEGTIGMTGADLERLANVAALIALRKGRESIAMADFEEARDESLMGMVREETISPAEKRITAYHEAGHTIVAWELPGTDPVHKVGIVPRGQAMGATQLQPKEDRHYYPRSYLLGKLAVALGGRVAEQLVFAETSTGAQSDLKEATAVAEKMVAQWGMSEKIGPMYIDRGEEHPFLGRKLTEGKSYSERMAWIMDEEIRRLVLDAETQAGSVLGQNRENLEKLAQALLAEEVLDEARIEALVGHPKR
- a CDS encoding nucleotidyltransferase domain-containing protein, producing the protein MIKTSGIVEPLREILVGAKEIELALVFGSLATGTETADSDIDLMIVVTISPRKVSDLLADLPQRLGREINPVVMTPDEFASRRRKKDHFLSTVLSAPRLMVVGTDDDLTRLGT
- a CDS encoding ATP-binding cassette domain-containing protein; translated protein: MAAIIEVRHLTRAFKDLVAVDDISFAVEKGEVFAFLGPNGAGKTTTIKMLTTLLAPTSGTITLNGFDVTKDRLDTRKSFGIVFQDPSLDTELTACENMEIHAVLYGQPRELRRSRTRELLELVELWDRRDDLVKHFSGGMKRRLEIARGLLHHPAVLFLDEPTLGLDPQTRNHIWTYIKELNASERITVFFTTHYMEEAERAASRVAIIDRGKIVAAGSPAQLRERTGTQSLEDAFLQLTGRTIRPEEASATDGLRQVARMWRR
- a CDS encoding type II toxin-antitoxin system HicB family antitoxin, which produces MRKEYNVVIERDEAGFYVASVPSLPGCHTQARSLDKLMERIREAIDLCLEVRQEKPEPLEFVGVQKVLVG
- a CDS encoding type II toxin-antitoxin system HicA family toxin; the encoded protein is MTTFPGLTGRRVIAALRKAGFKVVRSKGSHHFLQHPDGRATVVPVHSGETIGPGLLAKILRDCELTRKDLQKLV
- a CDS encoding pentapeptide repeat-containing protein, with the translated sequence MKRIALLLIAVILVSGDLMAAPPDPKLPFSYKHASLVPGATRSFTFRLYAQWSGGVALWEETKPLRVAADKSISTLLGSTTRFTNGIGGSVDFSQQLWVEVAAEEVILKPRVKLPVVPYAMWSATSDVPGVAGPQGPTGPQGIPGVQGIQGEQGIQGVQGIPGEQGIQGVQGIPGNLALAGKSCETGWSLTGFDAAGEIVCTLNAYNPGVNLDYRNLASATLSRFNLAYGSLRYATLTGAVMVGVDLSRSDLSGANLTGANLAVARLEGTTLNNANLSNADLYSADLAFANISGATLTGATFEYARLDDLVGFTGEQLRSAGSLHFCSMPRNLAGVDLSGIDLSYAAMRDSDMSGANLTGTNLSNVNLWMAMGVTAAQLRSAASLVGILPPNNLTGFDLSGLNLTNANLYGHNLTNVNFAGATLTGANITQAMWSNTICPDGTNSSTNGTSPQSCVGHGGGL